The Lampris incognitus isolate fLamInc1 chromosome 17, fLamInc1.hap2, whole genome shotgun sequence genome contains a region encoding:
- the arl4d gene encoding ADP-ribosylation factor-like protein 4D, translated as MGNQLTDIAPNTPFLPNFQSLHVVVIGLDLAGKTSLLYRLKLKEFVKTIPTKGFNTEKIKMAVGNSRAINFQVWDVGGQDKLRPLWKSYTRRTDGMVFVVDSTEFERMEEAKVELHKITRTSENQGVPVLILANKQDLDSALSVSEVEKLLAVHELNASTLYHVQSCSAVDGQGLQLGLEKLYEMILKRKKIVKHSKNRKR; from the coding sequence ATGGGGAACCAGCTGACTGATATCGCCCCCAACACACCATTCCTGCCAAACTTCCAGTCACTGCACGTGGTAGTCATTGGCCTCGATTTGGCTGGAAAGACATCCCTGCTCTACAGACTCAAACTGAAGGAGTTTGTCAAGACCATACCTACCAAGGGCTTCAACACAGAGAAGATCAAGATGGCTGTCGGGAATTCCCGAGCAATAAACTTCCAGGTGTGGGATGTTGGTGGCCAGGACAAGCTGCGTCCTCTATGGAAGTCCTACACGCGACGGACAGATGGGATGGTGTTTGTGGTGGACTCCACTGAGTTTGAGCGGATGGAGGAGGCCAAAGTCGAGCTCCACAAGATCACCCGCACCTCAGAGAACCAGGGCGTCCCTGTCCTGATCTTGGCCAACAAACAGGACCTGGACTCTGCCCTGTCTGTCAGCGAAGTGGAGAAGCTGCTGGCTGTTCATGAACTGAATGCATCCACCCTGTACCATGTCCAGAGTTGCAGTGCTGTGGATGGCCAGGGACTCCAGCTGGGCCTGGAGAAATTGTACGAGATGATCTTGAAGAGGAAGAAGATAGTAAAGCACAGCAAAAACCGCAAGAGATGA